One window from the genome of Faecalibacterium sp. HTF-F encodes:
- a CDS encoding FAD binding domain-containing protein, with protein sequence MMTIREYKRAETLEEAWQLNQKKANRVLGGMIWLKMENINVGTAIDLSGLGLDAIEETEDSFSIGAMVTLRQLEEHPGLAAYTRGAVKEALRHIVGVQLRNLATVGGSIYSRFGFSDVLTLFMAMDCSVELYKGGIVSLREYAERPYDRDILVRLIVKKENAEFFYQSVRNSQTDIPVLTCAAARLADGCYRIAIGARPLKAVLYEFPAENGVPAQELALKCADAVKNDIITDSNMRGSAEYRRHLAGVLTKRAVVELEARTAQEEN encoded by the coding sequence ATGATGACGATCCGAGAATATAAGCGGGCCGAAACTCTGGAAGAAGCGTGGCAGCTGAACCAGAAAAAGGCCAACCGTGTGCTGGGCGGCATGATCTGGCTCAAAATGGAGAACATCAATGTCGGCACAGCCATCGACCTGTCCGGTCTGGGACTGGACGCCATAGAGGAGACCGAGGACAGTTTTTCCATCGGTGCTATGGTCACACTGCGGCAGCTGGAAGAGCATCCCGGCCTTGCCGCCTATACCCGCGGCGCAGTAAAAGAAGCGCTGCGGCATATTGTGGGCGTGCAGCTGCGAAATCTGGCCACTGTGGGCGGCAGCATCTACAGCCGATTCGGCTTTTCCGATGTGCTCACACTGTTTATGGCCATGGATTGTTCGGTAGAGCTGTACAAGGGTGGCATCGTGTCCCTGCGGGAGTACGCCGAGCGTCCCTATGACCGGGACATCCTTGTGCGGCTGATCGTCAAAAAGGAAAACGCGGAGTTTTTCTATCAGTCTGTGCGCAACAGCCAGACCGATATCCCGGTGCTCACCTGTGCCGCCGCCCGTCTTGCAGATGGGTGCTATCGCATTGCGATCGGCGCACGCCCGCTTAAAGCGGTACTGTATGAGTTCCCGGCGGAAAACGGTGTGCCTGCACAGGAGCTGGCGCTGAAATGCGCCGATGCAGTAAAGAACGATATCATTACCGACTCCAATATGCGTGGCAGTGCGGAATACCGCCGCCATCTGGCGGGCGTTCTGACAAAGCGTGCTGTTGTGGAGCTGGAAGCACGCACGGCACAGGAGGAAAATTAA
- a CDS encoding (2Fe-2S)-binding protein: MQITLTLNGVKVTEDVAADMLLIDFVRAHGCKSVKRGCETSNCGLCTVFLDEKPVLSCSVLAARASGHSITTLEGLQEEAAEFGGFIADQGAEQCGFCNPGFIMNALALFRENPYPSEEEVKEYLSGNLCRCSGYEGQLRGIMNFLAWKKQKEAAE, translated from the coding sequence ATGCAGATCACTCTTACATTGAATGGCGTCAAGGTCACAGAGGATGTGGCCGCAGATATGCTGCTGATCGATTTTGTACGTGCCCACGGCTGCAAGAGCGTCAAGCGCGGCTGTGAGACTTCCAACTGCGGTCTGTGCACGGTGTTTCTGGACGAGAAACCGGTGCTGTCCTGCTCGGTGCTGGCAGCACGTGCCAGCGGCCACAGCATTACCACACTGGAAGGCCTGCAGGAAGAAGCAGCGGAGTTTGGCGGTTTTATCGCGGATCAGGGCGCAGAGCAGTGCGGCTTCTGCAACCCGGGCTTTATCATGAACGCACTGGCCCTCTTCCGCGAGAATCCGTACCCCAGTGAGGAAGAGGTCAAGGAATATCTCTCCGGCAACCTCTGCCGCTGCTCTGGCTATGAGGGCCAGCTGCGCGGCATCATGAACTTTCTGGCGTGGAAAAAGCAGAAGGAGGCCGCAGAATGA
- a CDS encoding xanthine dehydrogenase family protein molybdopterin-binding subunit — protein MSTINKPFRKKDAMQLVTGQPVYMDDVIPQDCLTVKLLRSPHANAIVKTINTAVAKKVPGIEAIFTWEDVPQDAPRYTQAGQTYPEASPHDRLLIDRHVRFVGDVVAIVAGKDEKCVDKALKLIKVEYEVLEAVLDYHTAKDNPILVHPEDNWASLCPVGADNKRNLCAHDECGSGDIEAVLAGCDVVIDHVYHTKACQQAMMETFRTYCSIDTYGRLNVLSSTQIVFHARRIIANALHIPKSMVRVAKPRIGGGFGAKQTAVSEVYPAFVTWKTKKPSKIIFSRMESQTASSPRHEMELHVRLGATRDGIVKGIDLYTLSNTGAYGEHGPTTVGLSGHKSIPLYGKAEAFRFISDVVYTNHMSAGAYRGYGATQGLFAVESAVNELAHKLNMDPFELRLKNTVQEGDVMPAYYGAVNTSCALDRCLVKVRDMIDWEHKYPARDMGNGKVRAVGMGMAMQGSGISGMDVGSATLKLNDDGFYTLMIGAADMGTGCDTTLAQIAAEVLDCPLDNITVFGADTDTSPYDSGSYASSTTYVTGKATEKCAMKLRTQICRLGAELLGCAEDEVEFDGRDVFMSRDPAQKKTLSEIAYASQFGHMVPLEATETHTSPLSPPPFMVGAAEVEVDTETGEVKLLEFDACVDCGTPINPNLTRVQTEGGLLQGIGMTLTENITYDKNGYPQENSLFQYKIPARTDVGKLKVEFESSYEPNGPFGAKSIGEVVINTPLPAISDAIYNAIGTRFYELPITPEQIAMAVAKKE, from the coding sequence ATGAGTACCATCAATAAACCCTTCCGTAAAAAGGATGCGATGCAGCTGGTCACCGGCCAGCCCGTTTATATGGATGATGTGATCCCGCAGGACTGCCTGACCGTGAAGTTGCTGCGCTCTCCGCACGCGAATGCCATCGTCAAAACCATCAACACCGCTGTGGCAAAAAAAGTGCCCGGGATCGAAGCGATCTTTACATGGGAGGATGTGCCGCAGGATGCGCCGCGCTACACGCAGGCAGGCCAGACCTATCCGGAAGCCAGTCCGCATGACCGCCTGCTCATCGACCGCCATGTGCGCTTTGTGGGCGATGTGGTGGCCATCGTGGCCGGTAAGGACGAAAAGTGCGTGGACAAGGCCCTCAAGCTCATCAAGGTGGAATATGAGGTTTTGGAAGCAGTGCTGGATTATCACACTGCCAAGGATAACCCCATTCTGGTGCATCCGGAGGACAACTGGGCCAGTCTGTGCCCGGTGGGAGCCGATAACAAACGCAACCTCTGTGCCCACGATGAATGCGGCTCCGGCGACATTGAAGCCGTTCTGGCAGGGTGCGATGTGGTCATCGATCATGTGTACCACACCAAGGCCTGTCAGCAGGCTATGATGGAGACCTTCCGCACCTACTGCTCGATCGACACCTATGGACGCCTGAACGTGCTCAGCTCCACCCAGATCGTATTCCATGCACGGCGCATTATTGCAAATGCACTGCACATTCCCAAAAGCATGGTGCGCGTGGCAAAGCCCCGCATTGGCGGCGGCTTTGGAGCAAAGCAGACAGCAGTCAGCGAAGTATATCCGGCCTTCGTGACATGGAAGACCAAAAAGCCCTCCAAGATCATTTTCAGCCGTATGGAAAGCCAGACGGCCTCTTCGCCGCGTCACGAGATGGAACTGCATGTCCGGCTGGGCGCTACCAGAGACGGTATCGTGAAGGGCATCGACCTGTACACCCTTTCCAATACCGGTGCCTACGGCGAGCACGGCCCCACAACGGTAGGCCTTTCCGGCCACAAATCTATCCCACTGTACGGCAAGGCAGAGGCTTTCCGCTTTATCAGTGATGTCGTGTATACGAACCACATGTCTGCCGGTGCTTACCGCGGCTATGGTGCAACGCAGGGCCTGTTTGCGGTAGAATCTGCTGTCAATGAGCTGGCTCACAAGCTGAACATGGATCCCTTTGAGCTGCGTTTGAAAAACACCGTGCAGGAGGGCGATGTGATGCCAGCCTATTATGGTGCCGTCAATACCAGCTGTGCACTGGACCGCTGCCTTGTCAAGGTGCGGGATATGATCGACTGGGAGCACAAGTATCCTGCCCGCGATATGGGCAACGGCAAGGTGCGCGCTGTCGGCATGGGTATGGCAATGCAGGGCTCTGGCATTTCCGGCATGGATGTGGGCAGTGCGACCCTGAAACTGAATGACGACGGCTTCTATACCCTGATGATCGGTGCAGCCGACATGGGCACCGGCTGTGACACTACACTGGCGCAGATCGCTGCCGAGGTTCTGGACTGCCCGCTGGACAATATCACGGTCTTTGGAGCTGATACAGATACCTCGCCCTATGACTCTGGCTCCTATGCGTCCAGCACCACTTATGTTACCGGCAAGGCCACTGAAAAATGTGCCATGAAGCTGCGCACTCAGATCTGCAGGCTGGGCGCAGAGCTGTTGGGATGTGCTGAGGACGAGGTGGAATTTGACGGCAGGGATGTTTTTATGAGCAGGGACCCTGCACAGAAAAAAACGTTGTCGGAGATCGCGTATGCTTCCCAGTTCGGCCACATGGTACCGCTGGAAGCCACCGAAACGCATACTTCGCCTTTGTCGCCGCCGCCGTTCATGGTCGGTGCTGCTGAGGTGGAAGTGGATACCGAGACCGGTGAAGTAAAGCTGTTGGAGTTTGATGCCTGCGTGGACTGCGGCACTCCCATCAACCCGAACCTGACCCGTGTGCAGACCGAGGGCGGGCTGCTGCAGGGCATCGGCATGACTTTGACCGAAAACATTACCTACGATAAGAATGGCTATCCGCAGGAAAACTCGCTGTTCCAGTACAAGATCCCTGCCCGTACCGATGTGGGAAAACTCAAGGTGGAGTTTGAGAGCAGCTACGAACCCAACGGTCCCTTTGGCGCAAAGTCCATCGGCGAGGTCGTCATCAATACGCCGCTGCCGGCCATTTCCGATGCGATCTATAATGCCATTGGTACCCGGTTCTATGAGCTGCCCATTACGCCGGAACAGATCGCCATGGCTGTTGCCAAAAAAGAGTAA
- the yqeC gene encoding selenium cofactor biosynthesis protein YqeC, whose product MPIENDFPFLTEKGHIVSLVGGGGKTTLMYAMAAHCVRKNWHVLVTTTTHIMRPPGTVWARTDADLFRLWEHGSYAVAGTAAPGGKLTTPPQKQLEHWMQLADIVLIEADGSRRMPCKAPAAHEPVLLPQCDIVLAVAGVSALGESLEKGCFRAELAQQILRVPGNAVLTPTLLAKLLVSESGGKKAVGERSFYAVLNQVDTEEQAVLARQTADILKKRYSVPCILTHFEKGERA is encoded by the coding sequence ATGCCGATTGAAAATGACTTTCCGTTTCTGACGGAAAAAGGCCACATTGTATCACTTGTGGGCGGCGGCGGCAAAACGACACTGATGTACGCCATGGCTGCGCACTGTGTCCGTAAGAACTGGCATGTGCTGGTGACCACCACCACCCATATCATGCGGCCGCCCGGCACTGTCTGGGCGCGGACGGACGCGGACCTTTTCCGCCTGTGGGAACACGGCAGCTATGCCGTTGCCGGAACAGCGGCTCCCGGCGGGAAATTGACAACTCCGCCGCAGAAACAGCTGGAGCATTGGATGCAGCTGGCCGATATCGTTCTCATCGAAGCGGATGGTTCCAGACGGATGCCCTGCAAGGCCCCGGCTGCACATGAGCCGGTGCTCTTGCCGCAGTGCGATATCGTGCTTGCGGTTGCAGGCGTTTCTGCACTGGGGGAATCACTGGAAAAAGGATGCTTCCGGGCAGAACTGGCACAGCAGATTTTGCGTGTCCCGGGAAATGCTGTACTGACGCCAACACTGCTGGCAAAGCTGCTTGTCAGCGAGTCCGGGGGGAAGAAAGCGGTGGGGGAGCGCAGCTTTTATGCGGTGCTCAATCAGGTAGACACCGAAGAGCAGGCCGTGTTGGCCCGTCAGACCGCTGATATCCTGAAAAAGCGTTACAGCGTGCCTTGCATTCTGACTCATTTTGAAAAAGGAGAGCGTGCATGA
- the selD gene encoding selenide, water dikinase SelD has protein sequence MSKEERIVFCTGGGCTAKLGAGVLSRILEKLPRGEKDPNLLVGYDSRDDAAVYRITDDIALVQTVDFFPPMVDDPYTFGQIAATNALSDIYAMGGEVKTALNLVCFPESMDLNILGEILRGGAEKVAEAGGSLAGGHSIADTGVKYGLSVTGLVNPKKMYTNDSGQPGDKLILTKALGVGLLCTANRVGEAAPEHMAGAIASMTTLNKTAAEISRRYAVHAATDVTGFSFLGHLHEMMGGKLSCVIDARSIPVLPGAEKAADEFLYTAAGQRNRNHTGPYVTFENLPFAMEEVLFDPQTSGGLLMAAASEDASALEAELQAAGLPAKIVGEIVPKTEHEITVKY, from the coding sequence ATGAGCAAAGAAGAAAGAATCGTGTTCTGTACCGGCGGCGGATGCACTGCAAAGCTGGGAGCAGGTGTGCTGAGCCGCATTCTGGAAAAACTGCCGCGCGGGGAAAAAGACCCGAACCTGCTGGTGGGCTACGACAGCCGGGATGATGCCGCCGTGTACCGCATAACAGATGATATTGCGCTGGTGCAGACGGTGGACTTTTTTCCGCCAATGGTGGACGACCCTTATACCTTCGGGCAGATCGCTGCTACCAATGCCTTGAGCGATATCTATGCCATGGGAGGCGAGGTAAAAACTGCGCTGAATCTGGTCTGCTTTCCTGAGAGTATGGATCTGAACATTCTGGGGGAGATCCTGCGCGGTGGTGCAGAAAAAGTTGCCGAAGCAGGGGGAAGCCTGGCAGGCGGTCATTCCATTGCCGATACAGGCGTAAAATATGGTCTGTCCGTCACCGGTCTTGTGAACCCCAAAAAGATGTATACCAATGATTCCGGCCAGCCCGGCGACAAATTGATCCTGACAAAAGCTCTGGGTGTAGGTCTGCTCTGCACGGCAAACCGCGTAGGCGAAGCCGCTCCGGAACATATGGCAGGTGCCATCGCGTCCATGACGACGCTGAACAAAACAGCTGCTGAGATCAGCCGCCGCTATGCTGTTCACGCTGCTACCGATGTGACAGGATTCAGCTTTCTGGGCCATCTGCATGAAATGATGGGAGGAAAGCTTTCCTGCGTCATTGATGCACGGTCGATTCCTGTCCTTCCGGGGGCTGAAAAGGCGGCAGACGAGTTTCTGTACACTGCCGCCGGGCAGCGCAACCGCAACCACACCGGACCCTATGTCACATTTGAAAATCTGCCCTTTGCCATGGAGGAAGTGTTGTTCGACCCTCAGACCTCCGGCGGCCTGCTGATGGCTGCTGCATCGGAAGATGCATCTGCGCTGGAAGCAGAGCTGCAGGCGGCCGGTCTGCCTGCAAAGATCGTGGGGGAGATCGTTCCTAAAACGGAACACGAAATTACCGTAAAATATTAA
- the yedF gene encoding sulfurtransferase-like selenium metabolism protein YedF, with the protein MLKVDARGDACPLPVVKAKKAISELKGAGEVEVLVDNEIAVQNLTKMAQQKGYQYSAEKLAEQEYRVLFTVGNAAAVPTEEVPVCAPDLRTDTVVAVSSDKMGAGSEELGRALLKAFVFALTQQDKLPKTILFYNGGAALTCEGSPMLEDLKALEAQGVEIMTCGTCLNFYGLTEKLAVGSVTNMYAIVEKLTQAGNVVKP; encoded by the coding sequence ATGCTGAAAGTAGATGCCCGCGGTGATGCCTGCCCGCTGCCTGTTGTAAAGGCAAAAAAAGCGATCTCTGAGCTGAAAGGTGCCGGTGAGGTGGAAGTGCTGGTGGATAACGAGATCGCCGTGCAGAACCTGACCAAGATGGCCCAGCAGAAGGGCTATCAGTACAGTGCTGAAAAGCTGGCGGAGCAGGAATACCGTGTGCTGTTCACAGTGGGGAACGCTGCGGCAGTACCGACCGAGGAAGTGCCTGTCTGTGCACCGGATCTCCGCACCGATACAGTGGTGGCTGTCAGCTCAGATAAAATGGGCGCAGGCTCGGAAGAGCTGGGCAGGGCCCTGCTCAAGGCCTTTGTGTTTGCGCTCACTCAGCAGGACAAGCTGCCCAAAACGATCCTGTTTTACAATGGCGGTGCAGCCCTTACCTGTGAGGGCTCGCCTATGTTGGAAGACCTGAAGGCACTGGAGGCACAGGGCGTGGAGATCATGACCTGCGGGACCTGTCTGAATTTCTATGGCCTGACGGAAAAGCTGGCTGTTGGCAGCGTGACCAACATGTATGCAATCGTGGAAAAGCTGACGCAGGCAGGCAATGTGGTGAAGCCGTGA
- a CDS encoding aminotransferase class V-fold PLP-dependent enzyme, which produces MIYLDNAATTLHKPPQVEQAVLDALRTAGNPGRGAHEPTLHASRLVYAARCAVSKLLNAPDPSCIAFAANATQALNTALGGLFAPGDHIITTVCEHNSVLRALYRLRDQEGVQLSFAGVDEKGRLQYDGWQGLIQPNTKAVVVTCASNVTGNGTDLARVSEFAHRNGLLLIVDAAQTAGAQPVDVQALDIDVLCFTGHKALLGPQGTGGLYVRPGLSVRPLVVGGSGVHSFDERHPAQMPTALEAGTLNVPGLAGLCSGVEWILAQGVETLCAQESALAALFYERIRDLPNVTLYGDPEMAPRAPIVALNIGNEDSARIADILWEDYGICVRAGAHCAPLMHKALGTVRQGVVRFSFSHFNTEAEVLLAAGAVRELAQEL; this is translated from the coding sequence GTGATCTATCTGGATAATGCTGCTACCACTTTGCACAAACCGCCGCAGGTGGAGCAAGCCGTGCTGGATGCTCTGCGCACAGCAGGCAACCCGGGCAGAGGTGCCCACGAACCCACTCTGCACGCAAGCCGCCTTGTCTATGCAGCACGGTGCGCAGTATCAAAGCTTTTGAACGCACCGGACCCATCCTGCATCGCGTTTGCGGCGAACGCCACTCAGGCGCTGAATACGGCGCTGGGCGGGCTGTTCGCGCCGGGAGACCACATCATCACGACAGTTTGTGAGCACAACTCCGTTCTGCGGGCGCTCTACCGTTTGCGGGATCAGGAGGGGGTTCAGCTCAGTTTTGCCGGGGTGGACGAGAAAGGACGCCTGCAATATGACGGCTGGCAAGGGTTGATCCAGCCTAATACGAAGGCGGTCGTTGTTACGTGCGCTTCCAATGTGACGGGCAATGGCACCGACCTTGCCCGGGTCTCGGAATTTGCACACCGGAACGGCCTGCTTCTGATCGTGGATGCTGCCCAGACAGCCGGGGCTCAGCCTGTAGATGTGCAGGCACTGGACATTGACGTGCTGTGCTTTACCGGTCACAAGGCACTGCTTGGCCCGCAGGGAACAGGCGGCCTGTATGTGCGGCCGGGACTTTCTGTCCGTCCGCTGGTAGTGGGTGGAAGCGGTGTGCACAGCTTCGATGAGCGTCATCCGGCACAGATGCCCACTGCGCTGGAAGCGGGCACCCTCAATGTTCCGGGTCTGGCGGGCCTGTGTTCCGGTGTGGAGTGGATCCTGGCTCAGGGCGTGGAAACGCTGTGTGCGCAGGAATCTGCGTTGGCAGCACTTTTTTATGAGCGCATCCGTGATCTGCCAAATGTAACGCTTTACGGCGACCCGGAAATGGCACCGCGCGCCCCCATTGTTGCACTCAATATCGGAAACGAGGATTCGGCCCGCATTGCGGACATCCTGTGGGAGGACTACGGCATCTGCGTACGTGCTGGTGCGCATTGTGCACCGCTGATGCATAAAGCTCTTGGCACCGTCCGGCAGGGCGTAGTACGGTTCAGTTTTTCGCACTTCAATACCGAGGCAGAGGTGCTTTTGGCTGCAGGTGCGGTACGCGAGCTTGCGCAGGAGTTATGA
- a CDS encoding DUF3343 domain-containing protein translates to MRVRKTYIVLSFRTTLQAMEWEKQCLAAGVPGRLIPLPHEISAGCGLAWRMLPEEFEQWQHRLDAAGYDRAAAVEQ, encoded by the coding sequence ATGCGTGTAAGAAAGACTTATATCGTGCTCTCGTTCCGCACTACGCTGCAGGCAATGGAATGGGAGAAGCAGTGCCTTGCAGCAGGCGTTCCGGGCAGACTGATCCCACTGCCGCACGAAATATCTGCGGGCTGCGGTCTTGCATGGCGGATGCTGCCGGAAGAGTTTGAGCAATGGCAGCACAGGCTGGATGCAGCCGGGTATGACCGTGCAGCAGCGGTGGAACAATAA
- a CDS encoding XdhC/CoxI family protein encodes MSKTPLYKMLQDVPSSGGWTLATLLDGSVSGSQLLLQAGKPVWQAGPADFMRRDLSGLQSCTATGVQLIEGQHVFVERFGAVPQLVVCGGGHVAAATVRLAKLLGLPVLAIDDREEYAQQLRDAGADIVLCLPFEQALKQVPGSAETYFIVVTRAHAFDVICLEQILRKPAAYVGMMGSRGRSALVRRQLLEKGLEEKRVEALYAPIGLSIGSQTAEEIALSILAQVVSIKNARSQTEGFSSAILDAMAQADHTGQRAVLAVITARHGSTPREAGAKMLVLADGTVVGSVGGGIMEHRTILAAQEMLAGNAPAQQLMHFSADGKDEDAAAAACGGSMEIWLAILQAGEELK; translated from the coding sequence ATGAGCAAAACACCGCTTTATAAGATGCTTCAGGACGTTCCGTCCTCAGGCGGCTGGACACTGGCGACCCTGCTGGACGGCAGCGTTTCCGGCAGTCAGCTGCTTTTGCAGGCGGGTAAACCGGTATGGCAGGCAGGCCCGGCTGACTTTATGCGCAGAGATCTGTCCGGATTGCAGAGCTGCACCGCCACGGGTGTACAGCTGATCGAGGGACAGCATGTATTTGTGGAGCGCTTTGGTGCAGTGCCTCAGCTGGTCGTCTGCGGCGGTGGTCATGTGGCAGCTGCAACGGTACGGCTTGCCAAGCTGCTGGGGCTGCCGGTCCTTGCGATAGACGACCGCGAAGAATACGCACAGCAGCTGCGGGATGCCGGAGCCGATATTGTGCTCTGCCTGCCGTTTGAACAGGCGTTGAAGCAGGTGCCCGGCAGCGCGGAAACTTATTTTATTGTCGTTACACGCGCACATGCTTTTGACGTGATCTGCCTTGAGCAGATCCTGCGAAAGCCTGCGGCCTATGTTGGGATGATGGGCAGCCGGGGACGTTCTGCACTGGTGCGCCGTCAGCTGCTGGAAAAGGGGCTTGAGGAAAAGCGGGTGGAAGCCTTGTATGCGCCCATTGGGCTGTCCATCGGGTCTCAGACGGCAGAGGAGATCGCACTGTCTATTCTGGCACAAGTCGTTTCGATCAAGAACGCCCGCTCACAGACCGAGGGATTTTCTTCGGCCATTCTGGATGCAATGGCTCAGGCAGACCACACGGGGCAGCGTGCTGTGCTGGCGGTGATCACGGCACGGCATGGTTCCACTCCCAGAGAAGCGGGGGCAAAAATGCTGGTCCTTGCGGACGGCACGGTCGTTGGCAGCGTGGGCGGCGGTATTATGGAGCACCGCACGATTCTGGCTGCGCAGGAAATGCTGGCGGGAAATGCTCCGGCACAGCAGCTGATGCATTTTTCGGCAGATGGAAAAGACGAAGACGCTGCAGCCGCTGCCTGCGGCGGTTCGATGGAAATTTGGTTGGCCATTCTGCAGGCAGGAGAGGAGCTCAAATGA
- the yqeB gene encoding selenium-dependent molybdenum cofactor biosynthesis protein YqeB: protein MKQDALILVRGGGDLATGTIHRLWSAGLRVLVLEAEHPAAIRRQVSLCEAVYEGEATVEGLRAVRIEALAQAEEVWNQNAVPVLVDPKGESIAQARPDVLVDAILAKKNLGTARDMAPLTIALGPGFTAGQDVDAVVETKRGHRLGRIIWEGSAIANTGIPGIIGGYGKERVIHAAAAGVFEDVRRIGDIVAEGETIAQIRTADGTITPVTTQITGILRGLLRSGYPVTPGFKVADVDPRKEELSNCFLISDKARCIAGSVLELVCAQLWK from the coding sequence ATGAAACAGGATGCATTGATCCTTGTGCGCGGCGGCGGCGATCTTGCCACTGGTACGATCCACCGCTTGTGGTCTGCCGGTCTGCGTGTCCTTGTACTGGAAGCAGAGCACCCGGCGGCGATCCGGCGGCAGGTCTCGCTGTGTGAGGCAGTCTATGAAGGTGAAGCAACCGTGGAAGGTCTGCGTGCTGTGCGCATTGAAGCGCTGGCGCAGGCAGAAGAGGTCTGGAACCAGAATGCGGTTCCTGTTTTAGTAGACCCGAAAGGCGAGAGTATCGCACAGGCAAGACCGGATGTTCTGGTGGATGCAATCCTTGCAAAGAAAAATCTCGGCACTGCCCGGGATATGGCACCACTTACCATTGCGCTTGGCCCGGGCTTCACTGCCGGGCAGGATGTGGATGCAGTGGTGGAAACAAAACGAGGCCATCGGCTGGGACGTATCATCTGGGAGGGTTCAGCCATTGCCAACACCGGCATCCCGGGGATCATCGGAGGCTATGGCAAAGAGCGCGTGATCCATGCCGCTGCAGCGGGTGTGTTTGAGGATGTACGCAGGATCGGCGATATTGTAGCAGAAGGAGAGACCATCGCTCAGATCAGAACGGCAGATGGAACCATCACTCCTGTGACCACACAGATCACAGGCATTCTTCGCGGACTGCTGCGCAGCGGCTACCCGGTAACGCCCGGCTTCAAAGTAGCAGACGTAGACCCGCGCAAAGAGGAACTCTCTAATTGCTTTTTGATCTCAGATAAAGCTCGCTGCATTGCGGGCAGCGTGCTGGAACTGGTTTGTGCCCAGCTGTGGAAATAA
- a CDS encoding DUF3873 family protein — MEQLFLMPGQERCERFKDANGAPRVHYSYCSMRGAFFDCESRSLEEAQRLCEDWLVGQDRCYRN; from the coding sequence ATGGAACAACTTTTTCTGATGCCCGGACAGGAACGCTGTGAACGCTTTAAGGATGCCAATGGTGCTCCCCGTGTCCATTATTCTTACTGCTCGATGCGCGGTGCTTTCTTTGATTGTGAAAGCCGCAGTCTGGAAGAAGCGCAGCGCCTGTGCGAGGACTGGCTGGTCGGTCAGGATCGCTGTTATCGCAATTGA
- a CDS encoding PhoH family protein, protein MAEKNIELDSVEVAAAVFGNCDRNIRLLEHEFSVTAVCRGTQLRLSGEPANVAAANRAVEGMLLLMENHTPLEDQTVRYCISLAHDGAEKRVKELTEDFVTVTVKGRPIRPKTLGQKEYLNAIRSNAITFGVGPAGTGKTYLAVAMAVKAFKAKEVSRIVLTRPAVEAGEKLGFLPGDLQQKVDPYLRPLYDGLFDMLGAETYERLVEKQIIEVAPLAYMRGRTLDDSFIILDEAQNTTPEQMKMFLTRMGVGSKVVVTGDVTQIDLPERTRSGLVDALHVLKNVNGIAQCYFTEKDVVRHRLVQEIIKAYEKAAHPEK, encoded by the coding sequence ATGGCAGAAAAGAACATTGAACTGGATAGCGTAGAGGTGGCTGCGGCGGTCTTTGGCAATTGTGACCGCAACATCCGTCTGCTGGAACACGAATTTTCGGTTACGGCGGTCTGCCGAGGCACGCAGCTGCGGCTCTCGGGCGAGCCTGCCAACGTTGCTGCTGCGAACCGTGCCGTGGAAGGAATGCTGCTTCTGATGGAAAACCATACGCCGCTGGAGGACCAGACGGTGCGTTACTGCATCAGTCTGGCTCACGACGGTGCGGAAAAGCGGGTCAAGGAACTGACCGAGGACTTTGTAACGGTGACGGTCAAGGGCCGTCCTATCCGGCCTAAGACCTTGGGACAGAAGGAATACCTGAATGCGATCCGCAGCAATGCCATCACCTTTGGCGTTGGCCCGGCGGGCACAGGCAAGACCTATCTGGCTGTGGCCATGGCAGTGAAAGCGTTCAAGGCCAAGGAAGTATCCCGCATTGTGCTGACCCGCCCTGCAGTGGAAGCTGGCGAAAAGCTGGGCTTCCTGCCCGGTGACCTGCAGCAGAAGGTAGACCCTTATCTGCGCCCACTGTATGACGGCCTGTTTGATATGCTGGGTGCCGAGACCTATGAGCGTCTTGTGGAAAAACAGATCATTGAGGTGGCGCCTCTTGCCTATATGCGAGGCCGCACGCTGGACGATTCCTTTATTATTCTGGACGAGGCGCAGAACACCACGCCCGAGCAGATGAAAATGTTTCTGACCCGCATGGGAGTGGGTTCCAAGGTCGTGGTCACCGGTGATGTGACCCAGATCGACCTGCCGGAGCGAACACGCAGCGGCCTTGTAGACGCACTGCATGTGCTCAAGAATGTGAACGGCATTGCGCAGTGCTACTTCACGGAAAAGGACGTTGTGCGTCATCGCCTTGTGCAGGAGATCATCAAGGCCTATGAAAAAGCTGCACACCCTGAAAAATAA